The following are from one region of the Longimicrobiaceae bacterium genome:
- a CDS encoding XRE family transcriptional regulator, translating to MPITHTTPAGGNVFADIGFSEAEAENLKIRSLLMMQIEKLIETRGLKQAEAAELFGVTQPRISELTRGRIGQFSIDALVNMLSHAGFHVEVNVPALA from the coding sequence ATGCCTATTACGCACACGACCCCCGCCGGTGGAAACGTATTCGCCGACATCGGCTTCTCCGAAGCCGAGGCCGAGAACCTGAAGATTCGATCGCTGCTGATGATGCAAATTGAGAAGCTCATCGAAACACGGGGATTGAAGCAGGCGGAAGCGGCGGAGCTCTTCGGTGTGACACAGCCACGTATCAGCGAGCTCACGCGCGGGCGCATCGGGCAGTTTAGCATCGATGCGCTTGTGAACATGCTGTCGCACGCGGGTTTTCACGTAGAGGTGAACGTCCCTGCGCTCGCGTAA